The following proteins are encoded in a genomic region of Saccharopolyspora antimicrobica:
- a CDS encoding helix-turn-helix transcriptional regulator, which produces MANKELGNFLRARRAGLTPEEIGLPVEFGVARRVAGLRRGEVARLAGVSAEYYTRLEQGRAGQPSEQVLLALSDALRLDDVERRHLFTLAGTATGIRDRGEHSARLRPAMRQVLESMHLCPAYVRDGNLEIVAGNALWALLFPDIAALPRRERDMVRWTLLDPRARLVWRDWEHVARDHVRVLRLAAADQPRNQRIANLIGELMVRSPEFPAWWSEHRVHERSTGRKRIHHHIAGDLELQFEIFTPVADPGLSMLVYSAPTGSPSEERLRLLASWASEPVAPRSAAADS; this is translated from the coding sequence GTCGCTCGCCGCGTCGCAGGCCTGCGGCGCGGCGAGGTCGCCCGGCTGGCCGGGGTGAGCGCCGAGTACTACACCCGGCTTGAACAGGGCCGCGCCGGACAGCCCTCCGAGCAGGTGCTGCTCGCTCTCTCCGACGCCTTGCGGCTGGACGACGTCGAGCGGCGGCACCTGTTCACCCTCGCCGGCACCGCAACCGGGATCCGGGACCGCGGCGAGCACTCGGCGCGACTGCGGCCGGCGATGCGGCAGGTGCTGGAGTCGATGCACCTGTGCCCTGCCTACGTCCGCGACGGCAACCTCGAGATCGTCGCCGGGAACGCCCTGTGGGCACTGCTGTTCCCCGATATCGCCGCACTGCCCCGCCGGGAGCGCGACATGGTCCGCTGGACGCTGCTGGACCCCCGCGCGCGCCTGGTCTGGCGCGACTGGGAGCACGTGGCCCGCGACCACGTCCGCGTGCTCCGGCTGGCCGCCGCCGACCAGCCCCGCAACCAGCGCATCGCCAACCTGATCGGCGAGCTGATGGTGCGCTCACCGGAATTCCCGGCGTGGTGGTCCGAGCACCGCGTCCACGAACGCAGCACCGGCAGGAAACGGATCCACCACCACATCGCCGGTGACCTTGAGCTGCAATTCGAGATCTTCACCCCGGTCGCCGACCCGGGCCTGTCGATGCTGGTCTACTCCGCCCCGACCGGCTCCCCCAGCGAGGAGCGCCTGCGGCTGCTGGCCAGCTGGGCAAGCGAGCCTGTGGCACCCCGCAGCGCTGCCGCCGATTCCTGA